In Tachyglossus aculeatus isolate mTacAcu1 chromosome 10, mTacAcu1.pri, whole genome shotgun sequence, the following proteins share a genomic window:
- the TMEM140 gene encoding transmembrane protein 140 has protein sequence MPLRKPGAWGPRRLNAIIGVLMVAALSLLFYALLWKAGDLVDLPHVKLGFYNFCLWSEAAGRLQCQHLHDEGRLGLPQLGLGLARLGVYGALVLSLFSPLTLALAGHFQDRSQWRLGLGLLRASAALLSSGLGVFLGLVWKWLRPSELGGAFVALVGAEALLLLLVVAAGEHPLGAKKEPYELQGVETKG, from the coding sequence ATGCCGCTCAGGAAGCCCGGCGCTTGGGGCCCCCGGCGGTTGAACGCGATCATAGGGGTCCTCATGGTGGCAGCCCTCTCCTTGCTGTTCTATGCCCTCCTCTGGAAGGCCGGCGACCTGGTCGACCTCCCTCACGTCAAGCTGGGCTTCTACAACTTCTGCCTGTGGAGCGAGGCGGCGGGCCGGCTGCAGTGTCAGCATCTCCACGACGAGGGCCGGCTGGGCCTGCCCCAGCTGGGCTTGGGCCTGGCCAGGCTGGGGGTGTACGGGGCCCTGGTCCTGAGCCTCTTCAGCCCCCTGACCCTGGCCCTGGCCGGGCACTTCCAAGACCGGAGCCAGTGGCGGCTGGGCCTGGGGCTCCTGAGGGCCTCGGCCGCGCTCCTGTCCTCCGGGCTGGGGGTCTTCCTGGGCCTCGTCTGGAAGTGGCTCCGGCCCTCGGAGCTCGGCGGGGCCTTCGTGGCGCTGGTTGGGGCCGAGGCCCTGCTCCTACTCCTCGTCGTCGCCGCCGGGGAGCACCCCCTGGGAGCCAAGAAGGAGCCCTATGAGCTCCAAGGGGTGGAGACCAAGGGCTAG
- the CYREN gene encoding cell cycle regulator of non-homologous end joining produces MALRRRILPSWMTTGPANGKANTDPAVKAPAEESVGEERTVYCMNEAELVDAALAILTESQEQERPPEPPSPAGSDSPQLPSAQPESPRSPESSGDANLDTGLVPWGLVGSQEEEEKKEEEEDDDMKYVREIFFS; encoded by the exons atggccctCAGGCGGAGGATCCTTCCCTCCTGGATGACCACCGGGCCTGCCAACGGGAAGGCTAACACGGACCCCGCCGTCAAGGCTCCGGCCGAAGAGAG CGTCGGCGAGGAACGGACCGTGTACTGCATGAACGAAGCCGAGCTGGTGGATGCGGCTCTCGCGATCCTGACGGAG AGCCAGGAGCAGGAAAGACCCCCGGAGCCCCCGTCCCCAGCTGGAAGCGACAGCCCCCAGCTCCCGTCCGCTCAGCCGGAGTCTCCCAGGAGCCCCGAGAGCAGCGGCGATGCCAATCTCGACACGGGCCTTGTCCCCTGGGGCCTGGTGGGCtcccaagaggaggaggagaagaaggaagaggaggaagatgatgacaTGAAATACGTCAGGGAGATATTTTTCAGCTGA